The DNA sequence ACCGGCCTCATCTCCAAGGTCCTGAGGTTCACGGCCAGGTAACGGCTCCGCGGGGCGGGGCGCCGGGCAGGATTCGGGCTGACCTGGGGTCAGAAGCAGCGTGGTCTGCGGCTCTTCCTGAGCCATCAGGCTCGGTCATGTGAATACTGAGCTTTAATTGAATTTGTGGGTTGGTGTTCCAAGGAGAGGTGAATGATTGTTCTTAACCATGGGTTAGATGagttattttactgtgtactgaaACTTGTGTGGCATTAGGTGTGACTCTGTTTGCTGGGGGGGCAAGGTCTACCCTGAATAAGGAACtgttgaaaattatttatgtGAATTTCAGATATATCTACAATACTCCTACTCATTAGTTGAATACTTCTTTAAATATGTGCCAAGATCATATCCTCATGGCAACTTGTAACTTTTTTGTTAGATATCATGCTTATCGTACCAAGGAACCAGGTTTTTTCCCTGTTAACACTCCCATGTTCCTTGTTTAAGGCTTTTATCGGGTACTGTCCACATTGTAACAAAAGGAACCTCAATCAGTTAAGTTGACCTCTTAGGAATGATAGCAGAAATGTAAAACCAGTTAGCTTCATTGGAAAAAAATTTCCTCCTTTGTCATAGATAAGCATTGTTGGGTATTTTGTCAAATGGTAAGCCCCTCTGTATGCTTTGCATTATGTATTGGCACTAAGCTTGTTAACCTGGTCTTGCAAAGATTAACAGAGGAGCAAAGGAAGATCAACCCTAAGGGGCATTATGCAGTTACAGTTTTGACGTGAAGACTGAAAAGTGATTGAGCTGAAATCATATCTTTATCCCAATATTTGTTAacctgcttttgtttatttaatgcatattatttaatttaattttttcaaatattgtgCTGCATTTACCCATATATCTCTCTAGAATATTAGAATCTTTGGGTAAATCTTCTATGTGCAGCCCGTGTTATCAATGTACACTTGACTTTATCGGGCACCTATTCAGGTTTAAAGTGTCATCTTTATTCCGAGTAATCCGATTTGAACTCTTGTTTTTGAAATATCTTGTCATTTAACTTAACTTACCTGACATGAAGAGAGCACTATTGAATGAAATACAATGAAGATACATAATTAAGCCTTGCTGCCAGCTGCCAGCTGCCAGTATTTTTCAGATAATTGACATCCTTGTTAATCACACTATATAAACAAGAATGAATGTGACAGCAATAGTCGGTTTAAGGAGTAAGTTTAAAATCTCACCCTCCCCATTCCAAGTGCATGAGCTGTTACTGGACTCTGTAATTCTTAAGAGGATAACAGTCCACCCCACCCGAATTCCACTGCTAGTCTCCTTATGTACAGGAAAACACATTCTGCTTCTGTTCATCTGGCATTTCTCTGACATATAGCTATTATTTCCAGTTTGCATGCTTTGAATGTTTCTCCTATTGACATTGGTCAATTTCAAAAGATGTAGTGTAAACTCTCAAGTGCAGTGTCTAATTATCTTAATATGTTTTAACATCTGTGAAGTGTTCTGTGATTGTATGTGATGCAAGGCTTTTAAAATgtctataaatatttatgtttaccCTACTGATAGATTAATAAACTCATCAGGATAAGATTCACCAAATGGTTTTAGGTTATATATTAAATACAACTTGTACATCTCGGTGTATGAGAAATTACACAAGTGTAATTTTGTGGTTGAATTTTTCTGCCCGATCCTGTTCCTTTGTACCAGTCTTGTACTAGTATTGTACAGGGCTTAAATGTTTGCTTAATTTATTGTTGTTATGGATGGAGCCTTTGCAGAATTTCTTGAAAATTGAAAAAGTAAATATAGTTATTGAATTATATATAAtcatataaaagaaaaaaatcaaagaatgATATACTAATGATGTGCGAACGGATAAGCCTCCTGGTATGTGTCGCTGACAGTATGTTCCCTGCAAGTGAGGAGGGTGTTGGGGAGACTCTCCCTCTAACGCTCGCCCTCCTCCTGTGTCCGCAGACGGAGCGAGCCGGCATCACGGCCCCACTCGTGGCACTCCACCAAACTCGGGGAGGGCCAGCCGGAGTCCAGCATGATGCAGATATCCCAGGGCACCATGGGTACTCCCTGGCACCAGACCTACCATTCCAGGTTAGCGGGTCCGCGGGTATGGGTGGCACCCTCTGTCTGAGGTCTGCTCCCAGAAGCACTACATCCAACAGGACACCTGGCTGTGAACCGAGCCACTGTCAGGAGCCCTGCTCTGTACGGGGCGGCCCCCAGAGTGAGCCACCGTCAGGAGCCCTGCTCTGTATGGGACAGCCCCCAGACCGAGCCACTGTTAGGAGCCCTGCTCTGTACGGGGCGGCCCCCAGACCGAGCCACCGTCAGGAGCCCTGCTCTGTACGGGGCGGCCCAGAGAACGAGCCACTGTCAGGAGCCCTGCTCTGTACGGGACGGCCCCCAGAGCAAGCCACTGTCAGGAGCCCTGCTCTGTACGGGGCGGCCCAGAGAGTGAGCCACCGTCAGGAGCCCTGCTCTGTACGGGGCGGCCCAGAGAGTGAGCCACTGTCAGGAGCCCTGCTCTGTACGGGGCGGCCCCCAGAGTGAGCCACCGTCAGGAGCCCTGCTCTGTACGGGGCGGCCCCCAGAGTGAGCCACCGTCAGGAGCCCTGCTCTGTACGGGGCGGCCCCCAGAGTGAGCCACCGTCAGGAGCCCTGCTCTGTACGGGACAGCCCAGAGAGCGAGCCGCTGTCAGGAGCCCTGCTCTGTACGGGACAGCCCAGAGAGCGAGCCACTGTCAGGAGCCCTGCTCTGTACGGGACGGCCCCCAGACCGAGCCACCGTCAGGAGCCCTGCTCTGTACGGGGCGGCCCCCAGAGCGAGCCACCGTCAGGAGCCCTGCTCTGTACGGGACGGCCCCCAGAGCGAGCCACTGTCAGGAGCCCTGCTCTGTACGGGACGGCCCCCAGAGTGAGCCGCTGTCAGGAGCCCTGCTCTGTACGGGGCGGCCCACAGAATGAAGGTCACAGCAAAATAAAACGCAGGAAATAGATTTAGGCTGTTAGTGCGATGTGTCTGAAGAGCAGTCCGCTGCCATTCTGTGCATGATACACAAAAACAGCCTCCTGTCCTGTCCCTAATCAGCCGGAATCCGCAcgctttttctttgtttgcagaACCCCCGTTTAAAACGGCTGACAACACCAGATATTTTTGGATGGTTATAtcctttattttgtcatttaatgaATACAATGAGCTTGTTTTTCAGCACCACGCCTAATATCTGCTGGGCCCTTTAGATCTCCGGACTATATTTACTCATTTCCTGAAGGCATAGCTGggtctacgtgtgtgtgggccctgcaGTGTCATGGGCTTTCCTGTCCCACGGTGTGTGGAgtgacacagggacacagctgAGCTCCCTTATCTGCCTGTTCCCCCCCGGCTCTGTTATATGAAGCGAGCAGAGTCCATAAAGAGCTGCTCGTTGCTCTGTTGAGCAGGAAGAAGTTATCTTGCCTGCCACGTATGCACATGGATACAGAGATTTCTTGAGGAAAGCTAAATGTGCAAAAGCCAATATTCGCAGAGACAATCCAGAGTTGGCTGGGTGTGTTGAGAACACTGCACCTCACCGGTCAAGTGTAAATCTGTGCTGTGGATTAGCATACCGTGACACTGGTCTCTAGACTCTGAAATTTACAGTTTTCTCAAGCACTTGCTAACAAGTAAATCTCAGTTTCTGAATAAGCACAGTTATTATCGTTATTAAAATCTCTTAAAATTACATGTCAAAACAGACTGATGTTTAGATGGGAATCAGTTCAGTGAAGTTACCCACAAGTATGATAATTTATGATGACCCGAGGCACTAAAGGTCACAGCATATTGAACTCCAAACtacattatcattattgtttaaAGTGCAGTGTGCAACACTCTGATCCATATGACATTCCCTAACCTTCAGTGTTATCCTTGTGTTCAGTGGGCTGTACTCAGTTGTACTGAGTGGCCTGAGCTCATTCGTgtagcattttgttttgttcaaactGTCGTGTGCCCTTTAATGGAGCCTAAACACAGTGAAGGGAGACTTGTGATAATGTTAGCCTACCTGCAGCTGAGATCACAGCCACCGCTGTAAAACGGAAAGCTTGTTAGAAGGTGTCTGTACATGTTGTTTATAGAGGGACATTCTGGTGACACTCATACTCCCCACAATACCCGGCGTCCATGTTGGGAAGGCCCCTTTACGTCAGTGACATGGCTTTATTTGTAGTCAGTTTGTCAACACAAGAGGCACTTTTCAGGCCGTTCCATGCTGTGGAAGAACTGTAATCGAGTTTGGCACGGATGGCCGAGCAATCCCATAAGAGAGCTAGCGCTGGCTGGAGCCGTGACATCATGTCCATTCTTCGCTGCTGAAATGCcagctgccccctccccctccccctccccccatgcaaTGGCACAATGGCAGCAGGCACAAGGGCCTGAGTATTGCATTTTCTGCCCCTAACAACTGATACAGGATCAGTCTACCCACCCTTTAGTCTGAAGCCAGCCATTATGCGAAGAAAGCTGACACTGAATCATTGCTCGGAGGCAGACAAGAGCTGCATTTAACTGAGGCAGAGagcatcttcctcttcctcactacCTAATTCTTCATCACTTTTTTTATCATGAGTTTTCCACCCAGTCAGCTCCCAAATGCTTTCGTGTTATTTTCATCTCCCGTTGGACACCAATTTTGTAATGAGCAATGCAATGCACAAGAAAACATCCTCACAGACTACAAGGAACTTTCTCTCCCTTCAAATACTGCACATTTATACAATTACATTAAAGAGACCGCCAAGGTCTGATCTTAGGTCCATTGGCCGTGTGATCGAGCTTGTAAAACTGACTGAATCACTATATAGCCTACTTTTCGCCATATCGGCAGCCTTTGAAAATGTACGTTTGATGGGGGAAACTGCATGGGGCAATAAAAGTTATTAATTCCAGTGAAAACAGTGCTGTCTTACATAAAGAGAAGTGATTTGATAGCCATTGAATGGCCGAACATGTGTATCAATGTGTATTTCTTTGATGCTACTCCAAGAGTCTAACAATTATTAATACCCCTTGAGTTTATGAGCATAAATACATAGAACAGTAAATACAGTCTGTATGAGGGTCTATAGAAGACACAGTATctgattgttctttttttgttttgttttgtgagtgGCAtacaaaagcatattttatcTACAAGACTAATTATTACTGCTTTTTACTtagatttgttcatttttgttttcttgagtGCAGATATAAGTTGTTACAGAAAGGGCTGTTTGCTATGACTGATTGTTAAGAACAAAAAGTGCTATAATGCATAATTTGTGCATTCTGTCAACTAAAATGATTTGGCTTCGTTCTTACCAGTCATTTAAATTTCTTCACTTCATTAGTGATGTCATATTCTGTTTTCACAATCCGTTTCTGATGAATGTTTTCGCCGTTTCCTGTGTGCCAGCGCCTCCACCACTGACCTCTCGAGCTACGACCCTGGATACCTGCGGAAGAGTCCGGATCAGTACAGCTCACGGGGCAGCATGGAGAGCCTGGACCACGGCCACCCGGCCTACAGCTCCTGCCAGCAGCTGTCCCCGTCCAAGTCCTCCGGCAGCATCGACCACCTGCACAGCAAGAGGGACTCGGCGTACAGCTCCTTCTCCACCAGCTCCAGCGTGCCGGACTGCCCCGCCGCGGCCGGCCTGCCCATGGGGAAGGAGCGCTCCTACTCCATGGACAGCATGCTGGCCCCTCAGCAGCGGGGCCCGGAGGGCCCGCGGCAGGCCGACATCCGCTACGTGCGCACCGTCTACGACGCCCAGCAGGGCATCTCCGAGGAGCACGAGGTCAGCGCGGCGGGCCTCCTGCGGGCCGGCGAGAGCCGGGCGCATCCCGAGGCCCACGGTGGCGGCGGCCATCGCAGcggcagcagtggcagcagcagcggcagcggcagcagcggTGGCGGGAATCCCGCGTCCAACCGCCACAGCGTGGGGCCCGTGTGGGGCGCCTCGCGCCAGCACAATTCCTACGAGAGCCTGAAGGGGGCGCCACCGCCGCCCCAGCGGAGCGACAGCTACGCTGCTATCAGGAACCACGAGAGGCCCAGCTCGTGGTCCAGCCTGGAGCAGGCCCGGGCCACGCGGAGCCTGTACAAGGGCTCCTGGCACCACTCCAGCGGCTCTGTGGCTGGGGGGAAGCCTCTGTTCGCCACCGAGGGGCAGCAGCTGCACACGCTGGAGGAGAAGAGCCCCGAAAGCAGCCCCACCACCAGACCCAGACAGGGCCTcccgcaggccccgcccacgggCCGCCTCATGCTGCCCACCGGTATTTATCACGTACCCCCACCGGAGCCCCACTTCGCCCAAGCACCCGCCTCCTGCCCCAACTCCAGCAGTGTGTACCCAGCGTTGGCTAAAGAGAGCAGGGGCAACTACCCTAGCGACCGGAGCACGGGGGTGGGCAGAGACAGTCCGGCGGTGGAGAACGGATACCAAAGCAGCACTTCCTCCTCCGCTGGCCAGCCCCCCTGCGTTCCCCAACCAAAATCTCCGtcccagcagacagacaggcagcaggAGGAGCCGCAGGCTGGCTGCAGCCTCTACAGGCCTCACTTTAAGCCTTGGGCAGAATCGCACAGCGTGTCCCACATGCAGGCCGAAGAGTGCGGCTTCAGGAGGGACCCCTACACCCCTGTTCAGCCGAGGGGAGAAAGGCAGAGGCATCTCCAGAGCCCCGAGAACATGGAGAGGTGCAGGCAGACGCGGAGCGAGGAGTCGATGGTGCCCGCTGAGCGGAGCGGTCACGCGGAGACCGCTCATTCGCTGAATAACGCTGCGTGTCCCGAGCGCCGGTCCAGCCTGGGAGGCCACAGAGACGCCGGCGCCCAGAACGCCCGCGGAAACGGCGGCAGCGCTCCTCCTGCCCAGCTGAGTGAGCATGGGAGCCGGGCCGCGCCGAATCACCACggcaaccccgcccccctgcagcaggagcaccCTCTGACCCGGCTGGAGAACGCGCTGGCGGAGGTGCAGAAGGCCGCGGGCCCGGAGCGGAGGGCCAGCCAGTGCAGCTCCCAGGGGGGCCCGAGGGAGGAGGCGCCCCCGGGCCGCGTCTCCGTGCTGGAGAAGGTGAGCCGCTTcgagcagcagcacaggcagggGAAACTGCGCTGCCAGAGCGCCGGCCACGTGGACTGCGCCCCCCAGCTGAGCCTGGAGCCCAGGGCCAAGAGCTCCAAAGTGCCGCCCCACCTGCGCACGCAGAGCTACAGCGCCGTGCCCGAGGACTGCGGCCAGCTGCCGTCCATGGAGAGGCGGCGGAGCACGGAGCACCACCTGCCCCGGAGCTCCCGGGGCGCGGACAGGGCCCTGCAGAGGAGCAAGAGCACCTTCCACCTGGCCGAGGACGACGAGAGGAAGGACTTCCCCTGGAGGGAAGGCCTGCAGGACATCCTGGGCACCATCCAGGACACGTCCTTCAACACGGCCTACAGGGACAGCATCAAGGGCGCTCAGTCCAAGGTGCTTCGCTCAACGTCCTTCCGACGGAAAGACTTGAGCGTGGAGCAGCACACTCCCAGCAAGCACCTGTCCCTTGAGAGGAAGGGCCCCAAGACTTTGCCCAAACCGCACACCCCAAAGGAGAGGCACGTCGTGACCCCGGAGCTCGATGGAATGGCCCCTCCGGCGCTGCCCAGCGTCCCGCCGGTCGGCCCCCCCGCCGTCCGGATCGGGGGGCGCAAACGTCTGACCCTGGAGCAGAAGAAGCGCTGTTACTCGGAGCCGGAGAAGATGAATGAGGTGGGCGTGTCAGAAGGTGACAGCTGCTTGAGCCCCTATGGAAAGGGCCCAGACCAGCTCCACCTCCCTGAGACCAGCGTGGCCAACAGACGCAGGCTCTTTGAACTGGCAGCCCACAGAAGTGCTGGCCCTGGCCCCAACCCCGGCCCTGGCCCCCGCCctggccccggccccgccctggcctcttcctcctcccgtTCAGACTTGAAGCAGCTCCAGCAGGACGCCTTGGCCGAGTACATGGAGCGGAAAACGGGCCGTCGGATGGCCAGGAGCCAGCGCCCTCAGAGTGCCTACCTGCAGCCCCTCTCCTACTCCTCCGACTCCCAGAGCCTGTCCTCCACCTCCAGCCTGGTCTCCCTGCAGGAGCCGGAGCTCCAGGAGGCTTCATGCTCCAGCGGCCATCACAAGGGGAGCCGGGTGTCCTCCACTCTGCCCCCCGGGGTGCAGGGCTTCTTATACCCCAGCGGGAACCCCGCGCGGCCTCCGTCCTCCACCGAGTCcacctcgtcctcctcctccgcccacAAGCCTCGGGGAAGGCCACAGAGATTCTTCAGCCTGGAGCAGGAGCTAGATAGACCTGCCCTGGTCACCCACGCCCAACCTCCACAGGGCCTCTGGTTCTCTCAGCACTGCGACACGGCCTTCGAGAGGGCTGCCCCAGCACGGAACTCTGGGAAATCTGCCTCGGCGGAGGACTTGCTGGATCGCTCTGAGGAGATCGCAGTTCCTCAGCACTTCAGATCTCGATCCTCGCCATCTGTTGAGAAGCTCAATCAGGTATGGAATTCCCCACTTCCACCTCATgagaaatcagaaaaatatatttgtaagaATCTTTTGCCCCTCAGTTGTAAATCATGGTCCCCCACACAAGTCACTTgtgacataaaaacacaaatggtGGCAAATGGTTCGTTCTCAGGAAAAATTGCTTGCCACAAAACTGCTATTGCtagatttttccagttttcccattACAAGCTTTTACATTTCGATGTTTCTGCTGAAACAATCTTTGAACACAAAGAAAgagtaattaatatttttggcCTCACATATAAACAGCCACAGATCACGTGGCCATGTGTTTAATAACCAAAAAAGGAacactgcagtttgtttttaaaaatatatattaaataagtacttttatttgtgtaaagcaaaacatataaaaatgtttctgcTTTACCCTCTGGCTTGACTGCAAGCCTGCATATAGACTCAACATTAGTGTTTGCATTCTGAGAATCCCATGGGCCCCTGTGGTCAGCCATGGTCAGAGATCTCTCTCCACATTACACCACACCCAACTTCCGTCTGCCCACTGGATGATTAGGTCTCTCCACCCTGTCCACTCCATGACCCGCACAAGTCCCAGCTTCTGCTGTCTTCGTTTCCAACCAGGAAATGCGGCGGCATTTATCTATCGGTCCTGGATTATCTTGTGGCCTTTGGATCcatgttattgttgtttttgatgCTTTTTGGCAAGTGCAAAAGTGGCTTGTTTGTTTAAcgaagggatttttttttgttattcagtggGCAATGCATCACTACATGAGAAAGGGACATTTTGTCCATGTGTGAATGAGCTAATagctgtgaaagtgtgtgtcCACTCTCTCTGTGCCATGATGTGAATTACCTCGTCCAGATTCTCTGGAGACCCGTATCGGAgttttttattggctgtaaGTGCGTGACTGTGGTGAAGAGACAGATGGCGGACGAGCATCGCTCTCCCCTTAGCCAGCCGCTCCACAGGAAATGCTCAGAACTGGACGCTTCCTGCGTGGTGCCACGGAGCTGGCCGTGGAAGTGGAGCTCTGCGAGATGCCAGCCCTGATAAGGCTCATTTCTGGAGGGAAGGGTGGGAGGAGATAACTCATAACTCATGTCTTTGGAAGCTTGGCAGTTTAGCCAGGAAATGCTTTTAGGGGGATAAGAAAGTGGTTTATCTCAAGGAGCAATTTGTCCTCTTCATCTAAACACAGCTACGTACACAGCGCCATCACTGTTCCTCTATTCAGGACTCCTAGATAAGCATATGTGCTTCTACATTTcaaaatgctctctctctgtgttaaATTCTCATCTCATTTGTTTGCCTTGAGGTTTATTCAATGCGCAGAGATGATCCAGTTGAATAAGAATATTGCTAACATTGTTGTCATTTCCAAAGGAAGCCACTCAATATTCGACTGTCTCTTGTGTTATTTTCTCCCAGAAAACGATGCACTGACTCTGATAGCAGTGTCGCATAACATAACGCGTAATAACTCAGTATCCCATGATTCTTATGCAATATAGCATTAAAATAAGCTGATAATATCTCAATAAAGATTTATGTGGGCCATTGAGAACGCAACACCTTGGCCGTGAGAGTTGTCTTAACACAGGCTGTAACCGGCTGATTCAGCAtcattgtgattggctgtctcgCTGAATAAATGGCAGAGTAAAACTGGGCTTAGGCTTCTCTCCTCATAGAATGTGTTTTATGGCTTCAGATCAAACCATTCCTCCACCTTTAATGGGGGGTATTGATTTACAGTGGCAACAGTTCAAGTAATAACGCATAAAAAATAAGTATGCCAAAGATTGCAATTGAAAATCCCCTGCAATGGTTCGCCTCACACGGTGGAAAGGATGAGTAATTATTAACTAGTGAGCTTGGATTTATTTCCTTCATATGTCTTCGGTGTGTTTAAGTTGGACCTTGTTTTCAGGATGTAATGACAGGAGACTACAGACTGCACACAATGTTTTCCAAGGGGCCTGCGCCGTCCATCCCCACTGAAagcaggtatgtgtgtttgtgtgtgtgtgtgtgtgtgtgtttgtgtgtgtgtgtgtgtgttgtataccTCCCTATTAAATTCAGAGAAATGGATGGTCGGACATTCCAAAGTATGGCATTCCAACCAACTAGGCTGACCATATAAGGTTCTGTTTGATTATGATTGGTAGGTCCAGTTTTACACTTTTTATAGTGGGGTTTATGTTTCCCATGGTGCACTTTAAGGCAGTGTCATGGCTTGTATACAGCTTTCTTTTgagctaaattaattttaaaagtgatggaagaaatggaagaaaataacattttaaaagttctcATTGAAAGTTGTAGCATTGCAGACATTGATTCAGCTTTCCAGTTTGATAACCATACAGTTTTATTTTGAGACTTGGATTGGgatttaaaaagcatatttttaaaggAGCATTCCAGTAATCCTTGCCTAAAATGGTAAACATTCTTCATTAGTACAGTTCTTTGGGCTATATTAAACAAACTGTTCCTTTTGCAATAAAGTGAATCCCTGGAGTTAAGAAGTAATAAAAAGGGACAAATTCTGAAAATCTTAGGGAAGGgaaggaggatgag is a window from the Anguilla anguilla isolate fAngAng1 chromosome 14, fAngAng1.pri, whole genome shotgun sequence genome containing:
- the shroom3 gene encoding protein Shroom3 isoform X1; translated protein: MERNCSSFSTVLHRGRLIYVEARLQGGAPWGFTLKGGLEHGETLIISKVEEGGKADLLEHPLQVGDQVVNINEVELSGSRQEAISLVKGSYKTLRLTVCRESCLDPCCSEPDAPPSLSPPYSHGHPRESRGCPGGVKLRIKTRRSEPASRPHSWHSTKLGEGQPESSMMQISQGTMGTPWHQTYHSSASTTDLSSYDPGYLRKSPDQYSSRGSMESLDHGHPAYSSCQQLSPSKSSGSIDHLHSKRDSAYSSFSTSSSVPDCPAAAGLPMGKERSYSMDSMLAPQQRGPEGPRQADIRYVRTVYDAQQGISEEHEVSAAGLLRAGESRAHPEAHGGGGHRSGSSGSSSGSGSSGGGNPASNRHSVGPVWGASRQHNSYESLKGAPPPPQRSDSYAAIRNHERPSSWSSLEQARATRSLYKGSWHHSSGSVAGGKPLFATEGQQLHTLEEKSPESSPTTRPRQGLPQAPPTGRLMLPTGIYHVPPPEPHFAQAPASCPNSSSVYPALAKESRGNYPSDRSTGVGRDSPAVENGYQSSTSSSAGQPPCVPQPKSPSQQTDRQQEEPQAGCSLYRPHFKPWAESHSVSHMQAEECGFRRDPYTPVQPRGERQRHLQSPENMERCRQTRSEESMVPAERSGHAETAHSLNNAACPERRSSLGGHRDAGAQNARGNGGSAPPAQLSEHGSRAAPNHHGNPAPLQQEHPLTRLENALAEVQKAAGPERRASQCSSQGGPREEAPPGRVSVLEKVSRFEQQHRQGKLRCQSAGHVDCAPQLSLEPRAKSSKVPPHLRTQSYSAVPEDCGQLPSMERRRSTEHHLPRSSRGADRALQRSKSTFHLAEDDERKDFPWREGLQDILGTIQDTSFNTAYRDSIKGAQSKVLRSTSFRRKDLSVEQHTPSKHLSLERKGPKTLPKPHTPKERHVVTPELDGMAPPALPSVPPVGPPAVRIGGRKRLTLEQKKRCYSEPEKMNEVGVSEGDSCLSPYGKGPDQLHLPETSVANRRRLFELAAHRSAGPGPNPGPGPRPGPGPALASSSSRSDLKQLQQDALAEYMERKTGRRMARSQRPQSAYLQPLSYSSDSQSLSSTSSLVSLQEPELQEASCSSGHHKGSRVSSTLPPGVQGFLYPSGNPARPPSSTESTSSSSSAHKPRGRPQRFFSLEQELDRPALVTHAQPPQGLWFSQHCDTAFERAAPARNSGKSASAEDLLDRSEEIAVPQHFRSRSSPSVEKLNQDVMTGDYRLHTMFSKGPAPSIPTESRPVESAAPSLRVERYLSNLGPTQLKTPVTRREKQRLSERQRAHSMSGLAASVGLPCPFSSPGHPDSRSSDMLCPASLEVLTQSLLPAAGPADSPRAQTRQGPPGAARKSSSDSGTSEETLKDVPREEHGAQAPPALRAARSPSSGGDQKSPPAFHQDPPSAAPHSCWSPGESPVSAPATPLPFLRISESSIHFTSSSSQPLEDEVFLQEPALPPPPPPSSPPPPLPVWEADNAEDFPPPPPPPLLLPPITAEQQDYVEMPQSPRPEHLLSTYAQDHSPVNRGTVSPLHSPPPVTSDLLPTAAVFGLGTEAKTPSPVGVSETEATREAQESLELEYPVLSRRERSAEELRAEALARELVSRDKSLTPILDTWAVQKAMELMEDVFPAIVLPRQRRRSSSRLEDSRRQGRVLAAEERPLQREDGPQAEMETDLDEVEVDLDQKKVELVKALSQSVAVLRGEREGLAEEQKRFSALSARVEALVQELCKANEYDKYRMFIGDLEKMVNLLLSLCGQLARVENALTALEGEETEDGAEERETLQNRRRKLCGQHEDARELKENLDRRERLVLDILGGYLTAPQLREYRRFVLVKPALMIRQRHLDELIRQGEEQLHRLGEDLHPEGQAQVASPAPCPSPPPPRSPAVTSL
- the shroom3 gene encoding protein Shroom3 isoform X5 — protein: MELLGALRKLRRRRKALNASEGALCKSPSENSINGLATGLISKVLRFTARRSEPASRPHSWHSTKLGEGQPESSMMQISQGTMGTPWHQTYHSSASTTDLSSYDPGYLRKSPDQYSSRGSMESLDHGHPAYSSCQQLSPSKSSGSIDHLHSKRDSAYSSFSTSSSVPDCPAAAGLPMGKERSYSMDSMLAPQQRGPEGPRQADIRYVRTVYDAQQGISEEHEVSAAGLLRAGESRAHPEAHGGGGHRSGSSGSSSGSGSSGGGNPASNRHSVGPVWGASRQHNSYESLKGAPPPPQRSDSYAAIRNHERPSSWSSLEQARATRSLYKGSWHHSSGSVAGGKPLFATEGQQLHTLEEKSPESSPTTRPRQGLPQAPPTGRLMLPTGIYHVPPPEPHFAQAPASCPNSSSVYPALAKESRGNYPSDRSTGVGRDSPAVENGYQSSTSSSAGQPPCVPQPKSPSQQTDRQQEEPQAGCSLYRPHFKPWAESHSVSHMQAEECGFRRDPYTPVQPRGERQRHLQSPENMERCRQTRSEESMVPAERSGHAETAHSLNNAACPERRSSLGGHRDAGAQNARGNGGSAPPAQLSEHGSRAAPNHHGNPAPLQQEHPLTRLENALAEVQKAAGPERRASQCSSQGGPREEAPPGRVSVLEKVSRFEQQHRQGKLRCQSAGHVDCAPQLSLEPRAKSSKVPPHLRTQSYSAVPEDCGQLPSMERRRSTEHHLPRSSRGADRALQRSKSTFHLAEDDERKDFPWREGLQDILGTIQDTSFNTAYRDSIKGAQSKVLRSTSFRRKDLSVEQHTPSKHLSLERKGPKTLPKPHTPKERHVVTPELDGMAPPALPSVPPVGPPAVRIGGRKRLTLEQKKRCYSEPEKMNEVGVSEGDSCLSPYGKGPDQLHLPETSVANRRRLFELAAHRSAGPGPNPGPGPRPGPGPALASSSSRSDLKQLQQDALAEYMERKTGRRMARSQRPQSAYLQPLSYSSDSQSLSSTSSLVSLQEPELQEASCSSGHHKGSRVSSTLPPGVQGFLYPSGNPARPPSSTESTSSSSSAHKPRGRPQRFFSLEQELDRPALVTHAQPPQGLWFSQHCDTAFERAAPARNSGKSASAEDLLDRSEEIAVPQHFRSRSSPSVEKLNQDVMTGDYRLHTMFSKGPAPSIPTESRPVESAAPSLRVERYLSNLGPTQLKTPVTRREKQRLSERQRAHSMSGLAASVGLPCPFSSPGHPDSRSSDMLCPASLEVLTQSLLPAAGPADSPRAQTRQGPPGAARKSSSDSGTSEETLKDVPREEHGAQAPPALRAARSPSSGGDQKSPPAFHQDPPSAAPHSCWSPGESPVSAPATPLPFLRISESSIHFTSSSSQPLEDEVFLQEPALPPPPPPSSPPPPLPVWEADNAEDFPPPPPPPLLLPPITAEQQDYVEMPQSPRPEHLLSTYAQDHSPVNRGTVSPLHSPPPVTSDLLPTAAVFGLGTEAKTPSPVGVSETEATREAQESLELEYPVLSRRERSAEELRAEALARELVSRDKSLTPILDTWAVQKAMELMEDVFPAIVLPRQRRRSSSRLEDSRRQGRVLAAEERPLQREDGPQAEMETDLDEVEVDLDQKKVELVKALSQSVAVLRGEREGLAEEQKRFSALSARVEALVQELCKANEYDKYRMFIGDLEKMVNLLLSLCGQLARVENALTALEGEETEDGAEERETLQNRRRKLCGQHEDARELKENLDRRERLVLDILGGYLTAPQLREYRRFVLVKPALMIRQRHLDELIRQGEEQLHRLGEDLHPEGQAQVASPAPCPSPPPPRSPAVTSL